The Methanobrevibacter olleyae genome contains a region encoding:
- a CDS encoding FmdE family protein, which produces MILLITLVTFLMLVIGGVSAENVDVMDTSSLNEVSLANVNEISDTGSTDIQSYSSDDGNGLAVSDSVEDIDEDKGDISDSKNTLKESGSEDSRSIDVKVNYEYSADANKISPDFYIVSADGKYLNFTKKFDFNSKKWTLNLEGTLEGDCNITTMSAGYITQSKIVSGASLSDLVLFDLKATEAYKLGRAVSTSADKILDFASADDILVVTTAGVAKLNGKTSEDGMEAILNYDNSIAYTNVLMLRQSAVDPIDFAFIIKKGNQLKAVVFQNASTSPVYKGTISENMTKKEWNTYYNAVFGENAWAFASLANGWAAGISREILQEAAFHGHICEGTLGGYSIIQALLKYYPPEQETNPGGIGSPADITAYKVLGVPGGSDDDAALFFLDDTIGKTGYVGMNTTNTGATENMLGFIKWNSQTKSGDLIIMTFNSSDVKKLFTKETGINPDAGSLEELKYNSWWIKQINTNPEKLVNFLYEFTGLNQEQYNYLMGTTDNVTYDGEPFDYGMDGHGLDLNYILSLNLPQATRANVDNNLGHLSDAQLKQIGIDAADQAKLIFMEELGVDIDRDDVDFLALTDASYAFLNGQETVVVLDGLNEALGATLYSQTLLNLHQAVWKPLWFAFALRYPDSNLVNMVYLRYNSATNDFFVGELEGNRVVDIGFNTLNDSAKLKKITQTFVPDGNWFNIQSIINAWNEHPLFDQMSTFLYHAHVCPGVQPGFFITDYIQNEYPLGENESYTYIASSIYCKDDSLTYLLDLSPGLGNYYVQKLPKNETASEYIDDGTQEGIIIVWDDNLKVGRAAIVSFKWATIDTSMYGTSEGKRAAQIKAYIDMYANNENPNIKALPVVSTDCEKWITEEQFKMLKQGAGDDFNVITYLKSLDNLTKEDLLKAMENNTNSNSNANSNSNSNSNSNDNAHTNSNSNSNSNSNDNANTNSNSNSNSNINTNTNPESNSAISNQSHKSLSSSIGTSGDIASSAPSVDTAYEDGDTNPSDASSYEVSKSPVTKSADFNALAYALIGVLAIGILLGLGYVRHK; this is translated from the coding sequence TTCTAGTTTAAATGAAGTTTCTCTAGCTAATGTTAATGAAATTTCTGACACTGGAAGTACTGATATTCAATCTTATTCTTCTGATGATGGAAATGGACTTGCTGTATCTGATTCTGTTGAAGATATTGATGAAGATAAAGGGGATATATCTGATTCAAAAAATACTCTCAAAGAATCTGGTTCTGAAGATTCAAGATCTATTGATGTAAAAGTAAATTATGAATATTCAGCAGATGCTAATAAAATCAGTCCTGATTTTTATATAGTTTCTGCAGATGGAAAGTATCTTAACTTTACTAAAAAATTTGACTTTAATTCAAAAAAATGGACTTTAAACTTAGAAGGTACCTTAGAGGGGGATTGTAATATAACTACCATGTCTGCAGGTTATATTACTCAATCTAAAATAGTTAGTGGTGCTAGTTTAAGTGATTTAGTTTTATTTGATTTAAAAGCTACTGAAGCTTATAAATTAGGGCGGGCTGTTTCTACATCTGCTGATAAAATTTTAGACTTTGCTAGTGCAGATGATATACTTGTAGTAACTACTGCCGGTGTTGCAAAGTTAAATGGAAAAACTAGTGAAGATGGAATGGAAGCTATTTTAAATTATGATAATTCAATAGCTTACACTAATGTATTAATGTTACGTCAAAGTGCAGTTGATCCTATAGATTTTGCATTCATTATTAAAAAAGGAAATCAATTAAAAGCTGTTGTATTCCAAAATGCTTCTACAAGTCCTGTTTATAAAGGAACTATTTCTGAAAACATGACTAAAAAAGAATGGAATACTTATTATAATGCTGTATTTGGAGAAAATGCTTGGGCTTTCGCAAGTTTAGCTAATGGTTGGGCTGCTGGTATCTCAAGAGAGATACTTCAAGAAGCTGCTTTCCATGGCCACATATGTGAGGGTACTTTAGGTGGATATAGTATTATCCAAGCATTATTAAAATACTATCCTCCAGAACAAGAAACTAATCCTGGTGGAATAGGTTCTCCTGCAGATATAACTGCTTATAAAGTCCTTGGTGTTCCTGGAGGATCTGATGATGATGCAGCTCTATTCTTCTTAGATGATACTATTGGTAAAACTGGATATGTAGGTATGAATACTACCAATACCGGAGCTACTGAAAATATGCTTGGTTTCATTAAATGGAATAGTCAAACTAAATCTGGTGATTTAATTATTATGACATTTAATTCATCAGATGTTAAAAAACTTTTCACTAAAGAAACCGGCATTAATCCTGATGCTGGAAGTTTAGAAGAGTTAAAATACAATTCCTGGTGGATTAAGCAAATTAATACTAATCCTGAAAAATTAGTTAATTTCTTATATGAATTCACTGGATTAAACCAAGAACAATACAATTATTTAATGGGAACTACTGATAACGTTACCTACGATGGAGAACCATTTGATTATGGTATGGATGGTCATGGTTTAGATTTAAACTACATTTTATCTTTAAATCTCCCTCAAGCTACAAGAGCTAATGTTGATAATAATCTAGGTCATTTATCTGATGCTCAATTAAAACAAATTGGTATTGACGCTGCTGATCAAGCTAAACTAATCTTCATGGAAGAATTAGGTGTTGATATTGATAGAGATGATGTAGATTTCTTAGCTTTAACAGATGCAAGTTATGCTTTCTTAAATGGTCAAGAAACAGTTGTTGTTCTTGATGGTCTTAACGAAGCTTTAGGAGCTACTTTATATAGTCAAACTTTGTTAAACCTTCACCAAGCAGTATGGAAACCATTATGGTTTGCATTTGCTCTACGTTACCCTGACTCTAACTTAGTTAATATGGTCTATTTAAGATATAATTCTGCTACTAACGACTTCTTTGTAGGTGAACTTGAGGGTAATAGGGTAGTGGATATTGGATTCAATACATTAAATGATTCAGCTAAATTAAAAAAGATTACACAAACATTTGTACCTGATGGAAACTGGTTTAATATTCAAAGTATTATTAATGCATGGAATGAACATCCATTATTTGATCAAATGTCTACATTCTTATACCATGCTCATGTATGTCCAGGTGTACAACCGGGCTTCTTCATAACTGATTATATTCAAAATGAATATCCATTAGGGGAAAATGAATCTTATACTTATATAGCTTCTAGTATCTATTGTAAAGATGACAGTCTAACCTATTTATTAGATTTATCTCCAGGTTTAGGTAATTACTATGTTCAAAAATTACCAAAAAATGAGACTGCTTCTGAATATATAGATGATGGAACTCAAGAAGGTATAATCATTGTATGGGATGACAATCTTAAAGTAGGTAGAGCAGCTATTGTAAGTTTCAAATGGGCAACTATTGACACTAGTATGTATGGTACTTCTGAAGGAAAGCGTGCAGCTCAAATTAAAGCTTATATTGATATGTATGCAAATAATGAAAATCCTAATATTAAAGCACTTCCAGTTGTATCAACTGACTGTGAAAAATGGATTACCGAAGAACAATTTAAGATGCTAAAACAGGGTGCTGGTGATGATTTTAATGTTATCACTTACTTAAAAAGCCTTGATAATCTAACTAAAGAAGATTTATTAAAAGCTATGGAAAATAACACTAATAGCAATTCTAATGCTAATAGTAATTCTAACAGTAATAGCAATTCTAACGATAATGCTCATACTAACAGTAATTCTAACAGTAATAGCAATTCTAACGATAATGCTAATACTAACAGTAATTCTAATAGCAATAGTAATATTAATACTAATACTAATCCAGAATCTAATAGTGCAATTTCTAATCAAAGTCATAAATCTTTATCTAGTAGCATTGGAACTTCTGGAGATATAGCTTCTTCTGCTCCTAGTGTAGATACTGCATATGAAGATGGAGATACAAATCCAAGTGATGCAAGTTCTTACGAAGTATCTAAGTCTCCTGTTACTAAATCTGCTGATTTCAATGCTTTAGCATATGCTCTTATTGGTGTTTTAGCAATTGGTATCTTACTTGGATTAGGTTACGTCAGACATAAATAA
- a CDS encoding energy-coupling factor ABC transporter permease → MHIPDGLIPMDQAIIYWIITLIVLAIFFMRISKKVNMEERLVLTAVLTAATAVTTAVSIPSPFGIPMHFFLIPLVVIILGPLSGTLVCFLALLSQAIFLGMGGITTLGANVLVIGVFLSLASSVVYDLFKNINGRVAIFIATLFGILTATVVQIVILLLTQTTSLELLLASLLPFYLVVAFIEAFINVIILELIFNIRPDIADIEKI, encoded by the coding sequence ATGCATATTCCTGATGGTCTTATTCCAATGGATCAAGCTATAATATACTGGATTATTACACTTATTGTTTTAGCAATTTTCTTTATGAGAATTTCAAAAAAGGTTAATATGGAGGAAAGATTAGTCTTAACTGCTGTTTTAACTGCAGCTACAGCTGTAACAACTGCTGTTTCTATCCCTTCTCCCTTTGGAATACCTATGCATTTCTTTCTGATTCCTTTAGTTGTTATTATTTTAGGTCCTTTAAGTGGAACATTAGTTTGTTTTTTAGCTTTACTTAGCCAAGCTATTTTTTTAGGTATGGGGGGAATAACAACTTTAGGGGCAAATGTTTTAGTTATTGGAGTTTTTTTAAGTTTAGCAAGTTCAGTGGTATATGATTTATTTAAAAATATTAATGGAAGAGTTGCAATATTTATTGCTACTTTATTCGGTATTTTAACAGCTACTGTTGTTCAAATAGTTATTTTATTATTAACTCAAACTACAAGTTTAGAGCTTCTTTTAGCTAGTTTATTACCTTTTTATTTAGTTGTAGCATTTATTGAAGCTTTTATTAATGTTATTATTTTAGAATTAATATTTAATATTCGTCCAGATATTGCAGATATAGAAAAGATTTGA
- a CDS encoding DUF2162 family putative transporter has protein sequence MAFSLLWSLGLIISIVIFAIAFGLILSLNNFSEKDLAKFSIISFISTFILIYFINLFKIQLNLAIGHYNYLLLFLIAFLLILSGYLINKDKDIKKSFKSILILSFICFIIMAFMCIISKQALFGLNSLEISLLTSISFLSLLIILCFVFKKINLNISYKEFGSLYYILGIYSLIVSLFIPNIISLDLDKISPINIVSIESILLTIILLVIVIVLGLFYYKKNSIFR, from the coding sequence ATGGCATTTAGTTTATTATGGTCTTTAGGACTTATAATTTCTATAGTGATTTTTGCTATTGCCTTCGGTTTAATTCTTAGTTTGAATAATTTCTCTGAGAAAGATTTGGCAAAATTTTCTATTATTTCATTTATAAGTACCTTTATACTAATCTATTTTATTAATTTATTTAAGATTCAATTGAATTTAGCTATTGGGCATTATAATTATCTATTATTGTTTTTAATAGCATTTTTATTGATTTTAAGTGGATATTTAATTAATAAAGATAAAGATATTAAGAAAAGTTTCAAATCAATTTTAATCTTATCTTTTATTTGTTTTATTATAATGGCATTTATGTGTATTATATCTAAACAAGCATTATTTGGTTTAAATTCTTTAGAAATAAGTTTATTAACTTCAATTTCATTTCTTTCACTATTGATTATATTGTGTTTTGTTTTTAAAAAGATTAATTTGAATATTTCATATAAAGAATTTGGGAGTTTATACTATATTTTAGGAATCTATTCTTTGATAGTTTCATTATTTATACCAAATATAATATCTTTAGATTTAGATAAAATAAGTCCAATTAATATAGTTTCTATTGAATCTATACTTTTAACCATTATATTATTAGTAATAGTGATAGTTTTAGGTTTGTTTTATTATAAAAAGAATTCTATCTTTAGATAA
- a CDS encoding MotA/TolQ/ExbB proton channel family protein: MVSIPGSELLTAALNVVSQSLQIPVIIFLLIFAVFAVFAFGGLISDYNNRKKLTRDYKENLVYSLVNASSVDELKKIVNKSEIFESQKDVLLKIINAHSFSSDSRDAWALNLIEEEEVSMAKSLEKIDILTRIGPTLGLMGTLIPMGPGLAALGSGDVSTLASAIIIAFDTTVVGIGSGAVAYVISKVRRRWYEEYSSNLQLLVNAVLENLKN, encoded by the coding sequence GTGGTAAGTATACCTGGAAGTGAGTTATTAACTGCAGCTTTAAATGTAGTTTCTCAAAGTTTACAGATTCCTGTAATAATTTTCTTACTTATATTTGCAGTTTTTGCAGTTTTTGCTTTTGGAGGTCTTATTTCAGATTATAATAATCGGAAAAAGTTAACTAGGGATTATAAAGAAAACTTAGTCTATTCTTTAGTTAATGCAAGTTCTGTTGATGAACTTAAAAAAATTGTTAATAAATCTGAGATTTTTGAAAGTCAAAAAGATGTCTTATTGAAAATTATTAATGCTCATTCTTTCTCTTCAGACTCTCGTGATGCATGGGCTTTAAATTTAATTGAGGAAGAAGAAGTTTCTATGGCAAAGTCCCTTGAAAAAATTGATATCTTAACTCGTATTGGCCCAACTCTTGGTTTAATGGGTACTTTAATACCTATGGGGCCTGGTCTTGCTGCTTTAGGTAGTGGAGATGTTTCTACTTTAGCAAGTGCAATTATCATTGCTTTTGATACTACAGTTGTAGGTATTGGTTCTGGTGCAGTAGCTTATGTTATTTCAAAAGTTAGGCGTAGATGGTACGAAGAGTATTCTTCTAATCTCCAGTTATTAGTCAATGCTGTTTTGGAGAATTTAAAGAACTAA
- a CDS encoding DUF2149 domain-containing protein, whose amino-acid sequence MIKRREGKFLNQGEEDPMAGTSNLVDAMLVIAVGLLVFLVISWNMQSIIFNENMDEQQKQKVKDALKEISQIDQGKELEDTPDLSKSSGSGYTEMGKVYKDSSTGKLIMVEG is encoded by the coding sequence ATGATTAAACGTAGAGAAGGAAAGTTTCTAAATCAAGGTGAAGAGGATCCAATGGCTGGAACTTCTAATTTAGTTGATGCAATGTTAGTTATTGCAGTTGGATTATTAGTTTTTTTGGTTATTTCATGGAATATGCAAAGCATTATTTTTAATGAAAACATGGATGAACAACAAAAACAGAAAGTTAAAGATGCATTAAAAGAAATTTCTCAAATTGATCAAGGTAAAGAGCTAGAAGATACTCCTGATTTAAGTAAATCTTCAGGTAGTGGATACACAGAGATGGGGAAAGTTTATAAAGATTCTTCGACAGGAAAATTAATCATGGTTGAAGGTTAA
- a CDS encoding TIGR04076 family protein has translation MKKVKITVMKKVRHDDLIEKYENPLEHECDVELGDVFIANGWEKPKNLCSSAWENLSPFVMALANGAEDFYDGWMKNKKSAMISCNDGFRPVSFLLETMDEDAE, from the coding sequence ATGAAGAAAGTAAAAATTACAGTTATGAAAAAAGTTAGACATGATGATTTGATTGAAAAGTATGAAAATCCATTGGAACATGAGTGTGATGTAGAGCTTGGAGATGTTTTTATAGCTAACGGATGGGAAAAACCTAAAAATTTATGTAGTAGTGCCTGGGAAAATCTATCTCCATTTGTTATGGCTTTAGCAAATGGTGCTGAAGATTTTTATGATGGATGGATGAAAAATAAAAAATCAGCTATGATATCTTGTAATGATGGTTTTCGTCCTGTAAGTTTTTTACTTGAAACTATGGATGAAGATGCCGAATAA
- a CDS encoding F420-dependent methylenetetrahydromethanopterin dehydrogenase: MVVKIGIIKSGNIGTSPVLDLLLDERADRPNIDVRVFGSGAKMNPEQVEDVVPKVDQFDPDFCIFISPNPGAPGPDKARELLSEKDCPAIIIGDAPGKGKKDEMDEQGLGYIIVMSDPMIGAKREWLDPTEMAIFNADILKVLAETGALRLIQKTIDGIIEAADEGKEIELPKLIITAEKAVDAAEFQNPYAKAKAIAAYEMAGAVANLDMKGCFMTKGYENFIPLVAAAHEMAAYAAKLAQEAREIEKSNDTVLRTPHMKEGNIGCKFDLISKPE, translated from the coding sequence ATGGTAGTTAAAATTGGTATAATAAAAAGTGGTAATATTGGTACCTCACCAGTATTAGATTTATTATTAGATGAAAGAGCAGACAGACCAAACATCGATGTAAGAGTATTTGGATCTGGAGCAAAAATGAACCCTGAACAAGTTGAAGATGTTGTACCTAAAGTAGATCAATTCGACCCAGATTTCTGTATTTTCATTAGCCCAAACCCAGGAGCACCTGGTCCAGATAAAGCAAGAGAATTATTATCTGAAAAAGATTGCCCTGCTATTATAATTGGTGATGCACCTGGTAAAGGTAAAAAGGATGAAATGGATGAACAAGGTTTAGGTTACATCATTGTAATGTCCGACCCAATGATTGGTGCAAAAAGAGAATGGTTAGACCCTACTGAAATGGCTATCTTTAATGCGGACATCTTAAAAGTATTAGCAGAAACTGGCGCTTTAAGATTAATACAAAAAACCATTGATGGTATAATTGAAGCTGCTGACGAAGGTAAAGAAATTGAATTACCTAAACTCATAATTACTGCTGAAAAAGCTGTAGATGCTGCTGAATTCCAAAATCCATATGCAAAAGCAAAAGCTATTGCTGCTTACGAAATGGCTGGTGCTGTAGCTAACTTAGACATGAAAGGTTGTTTCATGACCAAAGGTTACGAAAACTTCATCCCATTAGTTGCTGCTGCTCACGAAATGGCTGCATATGCTGCTAAATTAGCACAAGAAGCAAGAGAAATTGAAAAATCTAATGACACTGTTTTAAGAACCCCTCACATGAAAGAAGGTAACATTGGTTGCAAATTTGATTTAATCAGCAAACCAGAATAA
- the hisB gene encoding imidazoleglycerol-phosphate dehydratase HisB: MTRIAKVSRKTSETDIEIELDIDGTGKYEIDTGVNFFNHMLESFSRHSFIDLNIKAIGDIEIDDHHTVEDVGILLGEAFLEAIGDKKGIMRMGHAIVPMDDSVAVLAIDISGRSYCNMSLDFRNDKIGDLSSDIVVHFFESFASSAKINIYGTCEGYNDHHKAEAVFKAFAKSIYDACKIEHDEIPSTKGVL; the protein is encoded by the coding sequence ATGACTAGAATAGCAAAAGTTTCAAGAAAAACATCTGAAACAGATATTGAAATAGAATTAGATATCGATGGAACTGGAAAATATGAAATTGACACTGGAGTTAATTTCTTTAACCATATGCTAGAATCTTTTTCTCGCCACAGTTTTATTGATTTAAACATTAAAGCAATTGGTGATATTGAAATAGACGATCACCACACTGTAGAAGATGTAGGTATATTATTAGGCGAAGCTTTCTTAGAGGCTATTGGTGATAAGAAAGGAATCATGAGAATGGGTCATGCGATTGTCCCTATGGATGATTCAGTTGCAGTTCTAGCTATAGATATTAGTGGTCGTAGCTACTGTAATATGAGCTTAGATTTTAGAAATGATAAAATCGGCGATTTAAGTTCTGATATTGTTGTTCACTTTTTTGAATCATTTGCATCAAGTGCTAAGATTAATATCTATGGAACTTGTGAAGGTTACAATGATCACCATAAAGCAGAGGCTGTTTTTAAAGCATTTGCTAAATCCATATATGATGCTTGTAAAATAGAACATGACGAGATACCTAGTACTAAAGGTGTTTTATAA
- a CDS encoding 4Fe-4S binding protein, whose product MYSIGDTILKIEVDEDRCTACGNCKEICPKGGYIWTIDDVAHVSNLDYCHVCTLCAMKCGPDAIKIIRNAPDE is encoded by the coding sequence ATTTATTCAATAGGTGATACTATCTTAAAAATAGAAGTTGACGAGGACAGATGTACTGCATGTGGAAATTGTAAAGAAATTTGTCCTAAAGGTGGTTATATTTGGACAATTGATGATGTTGCACATGTATCAAACTTAGATTATTGTCATGTTTGTACATTATGTGCAATGAAATGCGGCCCTGATGCGATTAAAATTATAAGAAATGCGCCAGATGAATAA
- a CDS encoding TOBE domain-containing protein, protein MTEVKAGVEYKINIDGNSFLLDEKKFNLLIYINESGSITEAAKRSKISYRTALNYINKIESTLDIAIVSTKKGGSGGGGSTTLTEEGLQILKECKKINAIMELHRETNELEAEILEVDREKGVMKIQMNKLTMTIPLNKKYEVGDKILALISYDNIFIMLEPQTSSIRNIFKGKVTEMRLQDEMIRVKIDIGGVDIFSDITLSAGKDLDLGLGKEVYIGFKALSIATLKL, encoded by the coding sequence ATGACTGAAGTAAAAGCAGGTGTAGAATATAAAATTAATATTGATGGTAATTCTTTTTTATTAGACGAAAAGAAATTCAATCTATTAATCTATATAAATGAAAGTGGATCTATTACAGAAGCTGCTAAACGTTCTAAAATTTCTTATAGAACTGCATTAAACTATATTAATAAAATAGAATCTACATTAGATATAGCTATTGTAAGCACTAAAAAAGGAGGTAGTGGTGGTGGAGGTAGTACCACTCTTACCGAAGAAGGTTTACAAATCTTAAAAGAATGTAAAAAAATCAATGCTATTATGGAACTTCATAGAGAAACTAATGAACTTGAAGCAGAGATTCTTGAAGTAGACAGAGAAAAAGGAGTTATGAAAATTCAAATGAATAAATTAACTATGACTATTCCTTTAAATAAAAAATATGAAGTTGGAGATAAAATATTAGCTCTGATTAGTTATGATAATATCTTTATAATGCTAGAACCTCAAACTTCAAGTATTAGAAATATCTTTAAAGGTAAAGTTACTGAAATGAGGCTTCAAGATGAGATGATTCGTGTAAAAATAGATATTGGTGGAGTTGACATTTTCTCAGACATTACCTTATCTGCAGGTAAAGACTTAGATTTAGGTTTAGGAAAAGAAGTTTACATTGGCTTTAAAGCATTATCAATAGCTACTTTAAAATTATAA
- a CDS encoding flippase: MGEASGSSKVAKGSAIIFIGNIIFRVGGYVYRFLMASLLGPAAYGIFGLTTPFQGIFQVLSAAGLPPAIAKYVSEYNVLDEEDLARQTVFTALKIMVFLGFFFGLVMVFVAAPIITNYYHKPEALLPLQAVGLITPFSVIVGAFRGAFQGVYKMEYILYTRAIEQIFMILFATALVILGLSTFGAVLGSALGFAASAASAVYIFKRYMGKYIPPANPDFKFTLDQELNLAKRLIFFSIPITITALAEMGIYSICTLIMGGFLAASAIGYFIAADPISRLPLIVSSSLATTILPASSEAYALKDQLLLEKYVNASYKYGMFFVIPMCVGIAIFAKEIMGLVYFTNAAYMNGAMSLAILVIGMTFYSIYTISGSIVQGIGNPRIPMYLLIFGCIITLGLGWYLIPKYGIEGGALATTIASFLMMIPMFLLQFRLTKTHAPYAFLTKVTIASLIMTIPSFFLPNNSIGLIIGLIICPIVYMIAIVALRTLSHDDVVGFRRFTTKLGPIRKYVNKLLDIIDRYSS; this comes from the coding sequence ATGGGCGAAGCAAGTGGAAGTTCTAAAGTAGCTAAAGGAAGTGCAATAATATTTATTGGAAATATTATCTTCCGTGTAGGAGGATATGTATACCGTTTCCTTATGGCATCACTTTTAGGACCAGCAGCATATGGTATATTTGGCCTAACAACCCCTTTCCAAGGAATATTCCAAGTTTTATCTGCAGCAGGACTTCCTCCAGCAATAGCTAAATATGTATCTGAATATAATGTACTTGATGAAGAGGATTTAGCTCGTCAAACTGTTTTTACAGCTCTTAAGATAATGGTCTTTTTAGGATTTTTCTTTGGGCTAGTTATGGTTTTTGTAGCTGCACCAATAATTACAAATTATTATCATAAACCTGAAGCATTACTTCCACTTCAAGCTGTTGGTTTAATAACCCCATTTAGTGTAATTGTTGGAGCATTTAGAGGAGCTTTTCAAGGAGTATATAAAATGGAATATATCCTTTATACACGTGCTATTGAACAAATCTTTATGATTCTCTTTGCAACTGCACTTGTTATTCTTGGTTTATCTACCTTTGGTGCAGTTTTAGGTTCTGCTCTTGGTTTTGCAGCATCTGCAGCATCTGCAGTATATATCTTTAAAAGGTATATGGGAAAATATATCCCTCCTGCAAATCCTGATTTTAAATTCACACTAGATCAAGAGTTAAACCTTGCAAAAAGATTGATTTTCTTCTCAATTCCTATTACAATAACTGCACTTGCTGAAATGGGTATTTACAGCATTTGTACTTTAATCATGGGAGGATTTTTAGCTGCATCTGCTATAGGTTACTTTATAGCAGCAGATCCCATATCAAGACTTCCATTAATTGTATCAAGTTCACTTGCAACCACTATACTACCAGCTTCATCTGAAGCTTATGCATTAAAAGACCAACTTTTACTTGAAAAATACGTAAATGCATCTTACAAATATGGAATGTTCTTTGTTATTCCAATGTGTGTAGGAATAGCTATATTTGCAAAAGAGATTATGGGTCTTGTATACTTTACTAATGCAGCATATATGAATGGTGCAATGTCACTTGCAATTCTTGTAATTGGTATGACATTTTACTCTATTTATACAATATCTGGAAGTATTGTACAAGGTATTGGAAATCCAAGAATCCCAATGTATCTTTTAATATTCGGTTGTATTATTACACTAGGTCTCGGTTGGTATTTAATTCCAAAATATGGAATTGAAGGTGGAGCATTAGCAACTACAATAGCTTCATTTCTAATGATGATTCCAATGTTTTTACTTCAATTTAGATTAACAAAAACCCATGCCCCATATGCATTTTTAACTAAAGTTACAATAGCTTCCTTAATTATGACAATACCTTCATTTTTCCTTCCAAATAATAGTATTGGATTAATTATAGGTTTAATCATTTGTCCAATAGTTTATATGATTGCAATTGTAGCACTTAGAACTTTATCTCATGATGATGTAGTAGGATTTAGAAGATTTACTACTAAATTAGGCCCTATAAGAAAATATGTTAATAAATTATTAGATATTATTGATAGATATAGTTCTTAA
- a CDS encoding flavodoxin family protein: MKIIGISGSPREGASEFLLKKALSELEKEESFETKFITVRDRNINPCTHCDNCVETRGKCSIDDDMNEIYSLLKESDGIILASPIHFGSISAQLKAIIDRCQALIMEDLDIFKNKVGISIVVGGDRTGGQELAIQQINTFYLLNKIIPLSGGAFGANLGACLWSQDGGAEGVKKDEYGLKTLDMTINNFKEFLLEFKC; encoded by the coding sequence ATGAAAATAATTGGAATATCTGGAAGTCCAAGAGAGGGAGCTAGTGAATTTTTATTAAAAAAGGCATTAAGTGAATTAGAAAAAGAAGAATCCTTTGAAACAAAATTCATAACTGTAAGAGATAGAAATATAAATCCATGTACTCACTGTGATAACTGTGTAGAAACAAGGGGAAAATGTTCAATTGATGATGATATGAATGAAATCTATTCATTACTTAAAGAATCTGATGGAATTATTTTAGCAAGCCCTATACACTTTGGAAGTATTTCAGCACAATTAAAAGCAATAATTGATAGATGTCAAGCTTTAATAATGGAAGATTTAGATATTTTTAAAAATAAAGTAGGTATTTCAATAGTTGTTGGCGGTGACCGTACAGGAGGCCAAGAATTAGCTATTCAACAAATTAATACTTTTTACTTATTAAATAAGATTATACCTCTAAGTGGAGGAGCTTTTGGTGCTAATTTAGGTGCATGTCTTTGGTCACAAGATGGTGGTGCAGAAGGAGTAAAAAAAGATGAATATGGCCTTAAAACATTAGATATGACTATAAACAATTTTAAAGAATTTTTACTAGAATTTAAATGTTAA